The Podospora bellae-mahoneyi strain CBS 112042 chromosome 7, whole genome shotgun sequence genome includes a window with the following:
- a CDS encoding hypothetical protein (EggNog:ENOG503NU40; COG:G) yields the protein MTSSLAAIPDRGHPAGDSQRQQPSTPTNQSTKGKEQAKSSRTGNPSSGGNDRQPVFDTDSLNEQSPLLSPSSGSGEDDGFIRPQALDNGEDEHQATKSVWYLILLTISIGGLQIAWSVEMSNGSPYLLSLGLSKSLMALVWIAGPLSGTLVQPYVGMLSDNCRLSWGKRKPFMLGGAAATIISLMFLAWTKDIVGGFFGVFGADPESAFVKNSIIVIAVLWVYILDFAINTVQAAIRAFIVDCAPSHQQEVANAMASRFVGIGNIAGYLAGYTDLPSVLWFLGDTQFKDLCAIASIALGVTVVATCIFIRERDPRLEGPPTKDKPGVLAFFNKIFTSIQRLPPQTRKVCEVQFCAWIGFFPMLFYTSSYIGEIYAEPYLEANPNMTPEELDRLYEDATREGTFALLIFAITSLATNVFLPFFIAPTYTTQPGSAVVSPDEGGPSSLKDYDEEKSWLDYLVIPGFTLRRAWMLAQILFTCSMLCTVFVRTVTAATVLIGLVGITWALTLWAPWAIISAEISRRDEERRQQRAQRMLSPTRGMDGYNSDEARELESGEDAEAADQAGVILGIHNMAIAAPQIIATLLSSVIFQIFQKPRGEPGDHSIAIVLALGGITVLISAFFIHRIRDDPDVPADIMSAVEDGDAPSRPGTARSRTRSHEQLPRASLERATLVRNKSFGGMEY from the exons ATGACGTCGTCGTTAGCAGCAATTCCAGATCGGGGCCACCCCGCAGGCGACAGCCAACGCCAAcagccatcaacacccacgAATCAATCGACCAAGGGCAAAGAACAGGCGAAATCATCAAGGACAGGCAACCCATCATCTGGTGGAAATGACCGTCAGCCAGTATTCGACACGGACAGTCTGAACGAGCAGTCGCCGCTgctctctccctcctccggctcGGGTGAAGACGATGGCTTCATCCGCCCCCAAGCGCTCGATAacggcgaggatgagcaCCAGGCGACTAAGAGTGTCTGGTATCTCATCCTCTTGACTATTAGTATTGGTGGCCTGCAGATCGCATGGTCGGTTGAGATGTCCAATGGCTCTCCTTACCTGCTCTCGCTCGGTCTGAGCAAGTCGTTGATGGCGCTGGTCTGGATTGCCGGGCCGTTGTCGGGGACATTGGTGCAACCATATGTTGGCATGCTGAGCGACAATTGTCGTCTGAGCTGGGGCAAGCGCAAGCCATTCATGCTCGGAggggctgctgccaccatcaTATCGTTGATGTTCCTTGCCTGGACCAAAGACATCGTTGGGGGCTTCTTTGGCGTATTCGGAGCAGACCCAGAGTCGGCATTTGTGAAGAACTCCATTATCGTTATTGCAGTTTTGTGGGTGTATATTTTGGACTTTGCAATCAATACAG TGCAAGCCGCGATTCGAGCGTTTATTGTCGACTGCGCACCCTCTCATCAGCAAG AGGTTGCGAATGCCATGGCAAGCAGGTTTGTCGGTATTGGAAACATTGCAGGCTACCTCGCTGGCTATACCGATCTGCCCAGTGTGCTCTGGTTTTTGGGTGATACCCAATTCAAGGACCTTTGCGCCATCGCGAGTATTGCGCTGGGAGTGACGGTTGTCGCTACCTGCATTTTTATCCGCGAACGAGATCCCCGACTCGAGGGGCCACCCACCAAGGACAAGCCTGGcgtcctcgccttcttcaacaagatCTTCACCTCCATTCAACGGCTACCGCCCCAGACCAGAAAAGTCTGCGAAGTCCAATTCTGCGCATGGATTGGCTTCTTCCCTATGCTCTTCTACACTTCGTCGTACATTGGCGAGATTTATGCCGAACCATATCTCGAGGCCAACCCGAACATGACCCCTGAGGAACTCGACAGGCTCTATGAAGACGCCACTCGGGAGGGAACCTTTGCGTTGCTCATCTTTGCGATCACTAGTCTGGCAACGAATGtgttcctccccttcttcattGCGCCAACATACACAACTCAACCTGGCAGTGCTGTTGTCTCCCCTGACGAGGGCGGCCCCAGCTCGCTCAAGGATTATGACGAGGAAAAGTCCTGGTTGGACTACCTCGTCATCCCTGGATTCACGCTTCGCCGCGCCTGGATGCTTGCCCAGATTCTCTTCACCTGCAGCATGCTTTGCACTGTTTTCGTGCGGACCGTCACAGCCGCCACAGTACTCATTGGCCTCGTCGGTATCACCTGGGCTCTTACTCTCTGGGCACCATGGGCTATCATCAGCGCCGAGATTTCCCGCCGCGACGAAGAGCGTCGCCAACAACGAGCGCAGAGGATGCTCTCACCCACCCGCGGAATGGACGGCTACAACTCCGACGAGGCCCGCGAGCTCGAATCAGGGGAAGACGCTGAAGCCGCCGACCAGGCCGGTGTCATCTTGGGGATCCACAACATGGCCATTGCTGCCCCTCAGATCATCGCCACCTTGCTCAGTAGTGTGATCTTCCAAATTTTCCAAAAGCCCCGCGGCGAGCCGGGAGACCACAGTATCGCGATTGTGCTGGCATTGGGTGGCATCACCGTGCtgatctcggccttcttcatcCACCGCATCAGGGATGATCCGGATGTCCCCGCGGATATCATGAGCGCTGTCGAAGACGGCGACGCCCCTTCGCGGCCGGGCACAGCGCGCAGTAGGACGCGGAGCCATGAGCAGCTTCCCAGggcgagcttggagagggCGACGCTGGTGAGGAATAAGAGCTTTGGTGGGATGGAGTATTAG
- the NHX1 gene encoding monovalent cation:H+ antiporter, CPA1 (nhx1) (COG:P; EggNog:ENOG503NVXC): protein MLSEVVASSLVELAKREEEDPAGSDPPHQEKYSSWAIFILLSLLIVSFCTSYTLQQRKITAIHETVVSIFGGMTIGLILRVSGFDSVRDLVNFNYQYFFNLLLPPIILSSGYELHQANFFRNIGTILSFAFAGTLISAVVIGVLLFFYTAISPEGLDVSWTDAIAVGATLSATDPVTILAIFNSYKVDPKLYTIIFGESILNDAVAIVIFEASQAKHSSGSGGIGIFSILHGIWYFLKEFFGSLAIGCIVGVMTALALKYTYVRRYPAIESCLVVLIAYASYFFSQAIAMSGIVSLLFCGITLKHYAYFNMSRRTQLTTKYLFQVLAHLSENFIFIYLGLALFTERNLVFQPLLIIVTVVSVCAARWLAVFPLSRAINWFRRYRAARRGGEADELPYSYQAMLFWAGLRGAVGVALSARFTAKETQALQATVLVVVVLTVIIFGGTTARMLEILGIRTGVTEDADSDDEFDIEAIGGGLYKRPDNSGIGYNPRSRSRGSAVALDNVGGNNSNGASWTSGNRRKPTHGRKGHNSKDSNDFERSELLGVNNGGSNNTDSEFGSDIDISDLPPPAPRRRSSPMPGGDIPPASTAATTLGSGQNSESGNHSTPLTASAAIRQLFRTDDPSALFRQLDEDYIKPTLLLDGSHGRGGSGGGGSH from the exons ATGCTGTCAGAAGTTGTCGCGAGCTCCCTCGTGGAACTTGCCA AacgagaggaagaagacccCGCCG GCTCCGACCCGCCCCACCAGGAGAAATACTCATCATGGGCCATATTTATTCTGCTGTCGCTACTCATTGTGTCGTTCTGCACGAGCTACACTCTACAACAGAGAAAGATCACAGCTATTCATGAAACTGTCGTATCCATCTTCGGCG GCATGACCATCGGTCTCATCCTCCGCGTATCGGGCTTCGATTCCGTCCGAGACTTGGTCAACTTTAACTACCAATACTTCttcaaccttctccttcccccgaTTATTCTCTCGTCCGGCTACGAACTCCACCAAGCCAACTTTTTTCGAAATATAGGAACAATTTTGAGTTTTGCTTTTGCGGGAACGCTCATCTCGGCCGTTGTGATTGGcgtcttgctcttcttttaCACTGCAATCTCTCCCGAGGGGCTGGATGTGTCGTGGACCGATGCCATCGCCGTCGGCGCAACGCTTTCTGCCACAGATCCGGTCACTATCTTGGCAATTTTCAACTCGTACAAGGTTGACCCGAAGCTgtacaccatcatcttcggcGAGTCTATTCTGAACGATGCAGTGGCCATTGTTATTTTCGAGGCTTCCCAGGCCAAGCATTCTTCCGGGTCAGGGGGTATTGGCATCTTCAGCATCCTGCATGGAATCTGGTACTTCTTGAAAGAGTTCTTTGGCAGTTTGGCGATTGGCTGCATTGTGGGCGTAATGACTGCTCTCGCCTTGAAGTACACCTATGTCAGACGGTATCCAGCCATCGAGAGTTGCTTGGTTGTGCTCATTGCTTATGCCAGCTACTTTTTCTCCCAAGCTATTGCGATGTCTG GAATTGTATCGCTTCTCTTCTGCGGCATCACGCTCAAGCACTACGCTTACTTCAACATGTCCCGCCGAACGCAGCTGACGACCAAGTACCTGTTCCAAGTTCTCGCTCACCTGTCTGAAAACTTCATCTTTATCTACCTAGGTCTAGCCCTCTTCACGGAGAGGAACCTCGTCTTTCAGCCCCTGTTGATCATTGTCACGGTTGTTTCCGTCTGTGCGGCAAGATGGCTCGCTGTCTTCCCGCTTTCTCGAGCGATCAACTGGTTCCGCCGATATAGAGCCGCCCGACGTGGTGGCGAAGCCGATGAGTTGCCCTACAGCTACCAAGCCATGCTCTTCTGGGCCGGTCTTCGTGGAGCCGTCGGCGTCGCTCTCTCAGCCCGCTTTACCGCGAAGGAAACCCAAGCTTTGCAAGCGACCGTCCTTGTTGTAGTGGTGCTGACCGTCATCATCTTTGGCGGCACTACAGCCCGCATGCTCGAGATATTAGGAATCCGCACTGGGGTAACAGAGGATGCGGATTCCGATGACGAGTTTGATATCGAGGCTATTGGAGGCGGACTTTACAAACGACCGGACAATAGTGGGATAGGATACAATCCCAGAAGTCGGAGCCGCGGGTCTGCCGTTGCATTGGATAACGTTGGCGGTAATAACAGCAACGGTGCGAGCTGGACATCAGGAAACAGGAGGAAACCCACCCATGGGAGAAAGGGACACAACTCCAAGGACAGCAACGACTTTGAGAGGTCAGAGTTGTTGGGTGTCAACAATGGCGGGAGCAATAACACTGACTCTGAGTTTGGGAGCGACATTGACATCTCAGActtgccaccaccggcaccgaggaggaggtcgagccCTATGCCAGGAGGGGACATCCCACCAGCTTCGACTGCGGCCACAACCCTTGGCTCTGGCCAGAACAGCGAGAGTGGGAATCATTCCACGCCACTAACAGCGTCTGCTGCGATTAGACAACTGTTCAGAACAGACGACCCATCTGCCCTGTTTAGACAGTTGGACGAAGACTACATCAAGCCGACGCTGTTGCTAGATGGGAGTCATGGTAGAGgaggcagtggtggtggaggctcGCATTAG
- the MFS2_2 gene encoding MFS siderochrome iron transporter 1 (EggNog:ENOG503NUV5; COG:S), which translates to MASSSSSVTALPTTPPSPTPKPDMESQTDYNTTSNSNHVPHWRLVLSPSHLTPAILSHPYPGDGTESSPYIVDFLPGKSDPFNPMTYPNYKKWIITLLQAVATLAVAFASTAYSGGVFEIIRYFQVTPTTATLGISLFVFGFAIGPLLWAPLSEFYGRQPIFALTYMALMVFCAGAAGADTIETLVILRFFAGAFGSSPLTNSGGVVADMFDVNERGAAAGVFAMAPFLGPSIGPIVGGFVGESLGWRWIQGLTAIFTGTLWLLCLLYVPETYAPVLLQKRAAALTSHTGKIYISKMDLLDPSTKSQKIKTTLTRPWVLLFKEPIVLFTSIYLAIVYGTLYLLFAAFPIVYQLNRGWSPGIGGLAFVGVAVGMVFAVTYAMMDNKTRFMPLLSSGLATPESRLPPAIVGSIFLPVGLFWFAWTNGPEIHWMVSITASAFFAAGLVAVFLSLLTYMIDSYTVFAASVLAANSVLRSLFGAAFPLFTTYMYQDLGIHWASAVPAFLALACVPFPLLFWKYGARIRKRCKYAREAEEILGRMKMSHERKESSGEEGKMGGGVLSEDETVRGEETAGEEEKGVKM; encoded by the exons ATGGcatcctcttcgtcgtcggtgaCGGCTTTGCCGactacaccaccctccccaacaccaaagccagATATGGAGTCCCAGACTGAttacaacaccaccagcaacagcaatcATGTCCCTCACTGGCGTCTCGTACTGTCCCCTTCTCACCTCACGCCCGCCATATTGTCCCACCCCTACCCGGGAGATGGCACAGAATCCTCTCCCTACATCGTCGACTTCCTCCCAGGGAAATCCGACCCCTTTAACCCCATGACCTACCCCAACTACAAGAAATGGATCATCACGTTACTGCAGGCCGTCGCAACCCTGGCAGTGGCCTTTGCTTCCACCGCCTATTCAGGCGGCGTTTTTGAAATCATCAGATACTTCCAAGTCACGCCAACAACGGCCACTCTGGGCATCTCTCTCTTCGTTTTTGGCTTCGCCATCGGTCCGTTACTTTGGGCGCCCCTGAGTGAATTCTACGGACGCCAGCCGATCTTTGCCCTGACCTACATGGCCCTCATGGTATTCTGCGCCGGAGCCGCCGGGGCAGACACAATCGAGaccctcgtcatcctccgcTTCTTCGCCGGAGCCTTTGGctcatcaccactcaccaacTCGGGCGGCGTAGTAGCAGACATGTTTGACGTCAACG aaagaggagcCGCAGCCGGCGTCTTCGCAATGGCACCCTTCCTCGGGCCCTCCATCGGCCCCATCGTAGGCGGCTTCGTCGGCGAATCTTTAGGGTGGCGCTGGATCCAAGGCCTAACAGCAATCTTCACCGGCACCCTCTggctcctctgcctcctctaCGTACCCGAAACCTACgcccccgtcctcctccaaaaacgcGCGGCAGccctcacctcccacacAGGGAAAATCTACATCTCCAAAATGGACCTCCTCGACCCCTCGACCAAGTcccaaaaaataaaaacaaccCTTACCCGCCCCTGGGTCTTGCTCTTCAAAGAACCAATCGTCCTCTTCACATCAATCTACCTCGCCATCGTCTACGGAACCCTCTacctcctcttcgccgcctTCCCCATAGTCTACCAGCTCAACCGCGGCTGGTCCCCCGGCATCGGCGGCCTAGCCTTTGTCGGCGTGGCCGTCGGTATGGTTTTTGCCGTCACATACGCCATGATGGACAACAAAACCCGTTTCatgcccctcctctcctccggcCTCGCAACCCCCGAGTCTCGACTCCCTCCCGCGATCGTCGGGTCTATCTTCCTCCCTGTCGGATTGTTCTGGTTCGCGTGGACAAACGGCCCTGAAATCCACTGGATGGTCTCCATCACTGCATCCGCTTTTTTCGCCGCGGGGCTGGTGGCCGTgttcttgagcttgttgacgtACATGATCGACAGCTACACCGTCTTTGCCGCCTCGGTCCTGGCCGCGAACTCGGTGTTGAGAAGTCTGTTTGGTGCGGCGTTTCCGCTGTTTACGACGTACATGTACCAGGACCTGGGGATCCACTGGGCGAGCGCCGTCCCGGCGTTTCTCGCGTTGGCGTGCGTGCCTTTCCCCTTGTTGTTTTGGAAGTATGGGGCGAGGATCAGGAAGAGGTGCAAGTACGCgagggaggccgaggagattttgggacggatgaagatgagtcatgagaggaaggagagcagcggcgaggaggggaagatgggagggggtgtgttgAGTGAGGATGAGACGGTGAGAGGGGAAGAGAcggccggggaggaggaaaaagggGTGAAGATGTAA
- a CDS encoding hypothetical protein (EggNog:ENOG503NU3B; COG:D): protein MSLYHEAAALLTGPSTHGGSLKSRVFSNKDLKSPPAQVYALALETCKWSSVLKEVVENAELLKHERKLTPILSILLVHDHLLAKGGIALPASHGLRQSIDRHKARLTSEFTKARIRRKCPTIETFRDLIEAEYAGPVQHPRWIRVNAIKSTLDAQLETTFKGFEVVPSITQVMTAPRKKKVLCLDGHIPNLIAVPPSVLDFTKTEAYKKGEIILQDKASCFPAYLLDPRPEDGDIIDACSAPGNKTTHLAGILSERGFARGQTIHAFEKDRNRAKTLQKMIKIAGSDAKTVVHPAEDFLRADPKAEEYAHVGALLLDPSCSGSGIVGRDDVPELCLPEALASKNKPGNGKSGNKKRKRAEGEEEMKPAPAMMVDDDGQETVVSSEKDLQQRIEALAAFQLQIVLHAFEFPNAKKVTYSTCSVHKGENEGVTIRALGSEVARRRGWRVFRREEQVRGMWEWDVRGEVEGCEGDKEVAEGCVRAFRDDGRGTMGFFVVMFVRDGTVDGEKKQVEEDEEGPYVRDQQGRIVRDENGIPTLKATGRKAVEVDDTEGDVRFGSGSEGEGPFVRDGDGRIVRGPDGMPTLKKGADEESEDESEDDWSGFDD, encoded by the exons ATGTCTCTCTACCACGAAGCAGCAGCGCTGCTCACAGGGCCATCGACACACGGCGGCAGCTTGAAATCACGAGTCTTTAGCAACAAGGACCTCAAGTCCCCCCCAGCGCAGGTCTACGCCCTGGCCCTAGAGACATGCAAATGGAGTTCTGTGCTCAAAGAAGTGGTTGAGAATGCCGAATTACTCAAGCACGAGCGCAAG ctcacccccatcctctccatcctcctaGTCCACGACCACCTCCTCGCAAAAGGTGGTATCGCCCTCCCAGCCTCCCACGGCCTCCGCCAATCCATCGACCGCCACAAAGCCCGCCTCACCTCGGAATTCACCAAAGCCCGCATCCGCAGGAAATGTCCCACCATCGAAACCTTTCGCGACTTGATAGAAGCGGAATATGCCGGCCCAGTTCAGCATCCCCGATGGATCCGCGTCAATGCTATCAAATCAACCCTTGACGCACAATTGGAGACTACCTTCAAAGGGTTTGAAGTCGTCCCCTCGATAACCCAAGTCATGACCGCCCCCCGCAAGAAAAAAGTCTTGTGTCTTGACGGTcacatccccaacctcatcgCCGTTCCCCCCTCCGTCCTCGACTTTACCAAGACGGAAGCCTACAAAAAGGGCGAGATCATCCTCCAGGACAAAGCCTCTTGCTTCCCTGCCTATCTACTTGACCCAAGACCGGAAGATGGGGATATCATTGACGCTTGCTCCGCCCCAGGGAACAAAACCACCCACCTCGCCGGGATACTCTCCGAACGGGGTTTCGCCCGAGGACAAACCATCCACGCATTTGAAAAAGACAGAAACAGAGCCAAGACCCTGCAGAAAATGATCAAAATCGCGGGAAGTGACGCAAAGACGGTGGTTCACCCAGCAGAGGACTTCCTCCGGGCTGATCCCAAGGCGGAGGAATACGCCCATGTCGGGGCGCTGCTGCTCGATCCGAGTTGTTCGGGGAGTGGGATTGTCGGCCGTGATGATGTTCCTGAGCTTTGCCTCCCTGAGGCGTTAGCCAGCAAGAACAAACCGGGTAATGGGAAGAGTGGAAACAAGAAAAGGAAACGGGccgagggggaagaggagatgaaaccggcaccggcgatgatggtggatgatgatggacagGAAACGGTGGTTTCCTCTGAAAAGGACCTACAGCAAAGGATTGAGGCTTTGGCGGCGTTTCAGCTGCAGATTGTTTTGCATGCGTTTGAGTTCCCTAATGCGAAGAAGGTGACGTATTCTACGTGTTCGGTTCATAAGGGGGAGAATGAGGGGGTAACGATCAGGGCGTTGGGGTCCgaggtggcgaggaggagggggtggagagttTTCAGGCGGGAGGAGCAGGTTAGGGGGATgtgggagtgggatgttaggggggaggtggagggttgtgaggggGATAAGGAGGTCGCCGAGGGGTGTGTCAGGGCTTTTAGGGATGATGGACGGGGGACGATGGGGTTTTTTGTGGTGATGTTTGTGAGGGACGGGacggtggatggggagaagaagcaagtggaagaagacgaggaggggcCGTATGTGAGGGATCAACAGGGGAGGATTGTGAGGGATGAGAATGGGATTCCAACGTTGAAGGCTACCGGGAGGAAGGCGGTTGAGGTGGATGATACGGAAGGGGATGTTAGgtttgggagtgggagtgagggagaggggCCCTTTGTgagagatggggatgggaggatcGTGAGAGGGCCGGATGGGATGCCGACTCTGAAGAAGGGGGCAGATGAAGAGAGCGAGGATGAGAGTGAGGATGATTGGAGTGGGTTTGACGATTAG
- a CDS encoding hypothetical protein (COG:G; COG:O; EggNog:ENOG503NVEA), with protein MHFTTILATMAVTVAAAKDTRTFATLQHKGRGPLTTCRADPIVSPGGPSAHVHAVMGASNFGFNVTGESLRQSKCTTAKPKADMSSYWVPSLYFKDPETGLLEPVEFFYMVNYYFFDATDDDIKAFPLGLQIVSGNPTLRSKPSHVSNGALQLDPSKPIQAAQITCPRRNFDPPSWPDNSDGSRAGLGDPIDKGAGYGFPFQNCDAYASPMRVDVHFPSCYNPAAGLTNYKNNMAFPTPVGHKLNCPKGWIHVPHMFFETYWNTPKLLPRYQHLLGKESPFVFSNGDATGFSAHGDFISGWDEEELQHIIDTCDAGHAGLHNCPGLKHGANPDSESCNIECPIQEKIAGTLDKLPGNNLIAGWKYGGGNVSPAPAPAVPEPEPVVEKPELETPKSSSAPAIKVEPSTSAAPAPAPSSSSAAAPPPPSTTLVTVPAPAPTKVEEPPVVEKPEPTSEAVLPPAASPKVRIVYDTVTVWQTRTVYEAPAGPTQSAKSGTEISGFKAAGCYKDQSDRVISGKILPNIGQVSNTACVEYCSSKGFSVAGTEYGGECYCGNSLNTVEKLDDSKCNMTCKGDVSQKCGGDWALTVFTKGGAAPAKAEKRHVRNHNHLAHHARIPSRHLHRR; from the coding sequence atgcatttcaccaccatcttggcCACCATGGCCGTCACAGTGGCTGCCGCCAAGGACACACGTACCTTTGCGACTCTTCAGCACAAGGGTCGGGGACCATTGACGACATGCAGAGCCGATCCCATCGTCTCACCAGGAGGCCCTTCTGCCCACGTCCACGCCGTCATGGGTGCCAGCAACTTTGGCTTCAACGTTACCGGAGAGTCTCTGCGCCAGTCCAAGTGCACCACAGCCAAGCCAAAGGCTGACATGAGCTCATACTGGGTTCCTTCACTCTACTTCAAGGACCCCGAGACCGGACTCTTGGAGCCCGTCGAGTTCTTTTACATGGTCAACTATTACTTCTTCGACGCCACCGACGACGATATCAAGGCTTTCCCTCTCGGTCTCCAGATTGTCAGCGGAAACCCCACTCTGAGGTCAAAGCCCAGCCATGTCTCTAATGGCGCTCTTCAGCTGGATCCCTCCAAGCCCATCCAGGCCGCTCAGATCACTTGCCCTCGCCGCAACTTCGACCCCCCTAGCTGGCCTGACAACTCGGACGGCTCCAGGGCTGGTCTTGGTGACCCGATCGACAAGGGTGCTGGTTATGGCTTCCCCTTCCAGAACTGCGACGCCTATGCCTCTCCCATGCGCGTGGATGTCCACTTCCCCTCTTGCTACAACCCCGCCGCCGGCCTCACCAACTACAAGAATAACATGGCTTTCCCTACCCCTGTCGGCCACAAGCTCAACTGTCCCAAGGGCTGGATCCACGTCCCTCACATGTTCTTTGAGACCTACTGGAACACCCCCAAGTTATTGCCTCGCTACCAGCACTTGCTTGGCAAGGAGAGCCCTTTCGTCTTCTCCAACGGTGATGCCACCGGTTTCTCGGCTCACGGTGATTTCATCTCCGgctgggacgaggaggagcttcagCACATCATCGACACCTGCGACGCTGGCCATGCCGGTCTTCACAACTGCCCCGGCCTCAAGCATGGTGCCAACCCTGACAGCGAGAGCTGCAACATTGAGTGCCCCATCCAGGAGAAGATTGCCGGCACCCTTGACAAGCTTCCcggcaacaacctcatcgcTGGTTGGAAATATGGCGGCGGCAACGTCTcgcccgctcccgctcctgcTGTTCCCGAGCCCGAGCCTGTCGTCGAGAAGCCCGAACTGGAGACTCCCAAGTCCAGCAGCGCCCCTGCTATCAAAGTAGAGCCATCAACTTCTGCTGCCCCCGCTCCGGCCCCGTCGTCGagctctgctgctgcgccgcccccaccttccaccaccctTGTCACCGTTCCCGCTCCCGCCCCCACCAAGGTTGAGGAACCCCCTGTCGTTGAGAAGCCCGAGCCTACCAGCGAGGCTGTCCTTCCTCCTGCGGCTTCTCCCAAGGTCAGGATTGTCTACGACACCGTCACCGTCTGGCAGACCAGGACCGTCTACGAGGCCCCTGCCGGCCCCACCCAGTCTGCCAAGTCTGGTACTGAGATCTCGGGCTTCAAGGCCGCCGGCTGCTACAAGGACCAGTCTGACCGTGTCATCTCTGGCAAGATTCTTCCCAACATTGGCCAGGTGAGCAACACCGCCTGCGTCGAATACTGCTCTTCTAAGGGCTTCTCTGTTGCCGGCACCGAGTACGGCGGCGAGTGCTACTGCGGCAACAGCCTCAACACTGTCGAGAAGCTTGACGACTCCAAGTGCAACATGACCTGCAAGGGTGATGTCAGCCAGAAGTGCGGTGGTGACTGGGCCTTGACCGTCTTCACCAAGGGCGGCGCTGCCCCTGCCAAGGCTGAGAAGCGCCATGTGcgcaaccacaaccaccttGCACACCACGCCCGCATTCCCTCTCGTCATCTCCACCGGAGGTAG